One genomic window of Gracilinema caldarium DSM 7334 includes the following:
- a CDS encoding aspartate carbamoyltransferase regulatory subunit, producing MLNIAKIKNGIVIDHIKAGQGLRIFNWLGLGKAPYTVAFVVNAESKRMGRKDIIKIDNEITIDFAVLGLIDPNITVNIIENEQITEKIRLKLPERVENILICKNPRCITATERYAPHIFHLVDPEQGLYRCEYCDEQRSTEDFR from the coding sequence ATGTTAAACATAGCAAAAATAAAGAACGGCATCGTCATTGACCACATTAAAGCAGGCCAGGGCCTGCGGATCTTTAACTGGCTCGGCCTCGGCAAGGCGCCCTACACCGTCGCCTTTGTGGTAAACGCCGAATCAAAGCGCATGGGACGGAAGGATATCATCAAGATTGATAACGAAATCACCATCGACTTCGCAGTCCTGGGCCTCATCGACCCGAACATCACCGTAAACATCATCGAAAACGAACAAATCACCGAAAAAATCCGGCTGAAACTCCCCGAACGAGTAGAAAACATCCTCATCTGTAAAAACCCCCGGTGCATCACCGCCACAGAACGCTACGCCCCCCACATATTTCACCTGGTGGACCCAGAGCAGGGGCTCTACCGCTGTGAATACTGCGATGAGCAGCGAAGCACCGAGGACTTCCGGTAG
- a CDS encoding dihydroorotase has product MRIIFEQVRLVDHSMDRRGTLVIENGHIKTISFNSKEDFQVDERLPGPALRIDCSGTDWVLMPAFVDLHAHFRDPGFPEKETLESASLAAVAGGYGTVVCMANTKPPIDNLDLAKLLRERAHQLGLIDLYPVLSLTRGMEGRDTSHLEALAKAPDPGVLRDTVRLLSEDGRDVSDDETLRRAFRSARQLGLRVSYHCDWGGAEAEAAKAAGAARAYWSRIEENQATERVLRLAAECGISIHIAHVSTKEALEMVRKAQAADASRSSSRESGQDGFRVTCEVTPHHLACTEEDAEELGPESIGRVNPPLRNTEDITALIRGIQDGTITAIATDHAPHTESDKIQGAPGFIGLETAFAVSYTTLVEGNHCSLQKLSALMSYKPSRILGLTDRGILAPWARADLVLVDPQAKVVVQKTDFKSRSSNSPFIGRKLQGRILMTLHQGQIVYEGRR; this is encoded by the coding sequence ATGAGAATTATTTTTGAACAGGTCCGGCTGGTAGACCACAGCATGGACCGCCGGGGCACCCTGGTTATTGAAAACGGACACATTAAAACCATTTCATTTAACTCGAAGGAAGACTTCCAGGTTGATGAACGGCTCCCGGGCCCGGCGCTGCGCATTGACTGTTCCGGCACCGATTGGGTACTCATGCCTGCCTTCGTGGACCTGCACGCCCATTTCCGCGACCCGGGCTTTCCGGAAAAGGAAACCCTGGAATCGGCGAGCCTGGCCGCTGTCGCCGGAGGCTATGGTACGGTGGTCTGTATGGCCAACACCAAACCGCCCATCGACAACCTGGATCTGGCCAAGCTCCTGCGGGAACGCGCTCATCAGCTCGGACTCATCGACCTGTACCCGGTGCTCTCTTTGACCCGGGGCATGGAAGGCCGCGACACAAGCCATCTGGAAGCCCTGGCGAAAGCCCCGGATCCGGGGGTCCTTCGGGACACGGTACGGCTCCTTTCCGAGGACGGCAGGGACGTATCCGATGATGAGACCCTACGCAGGGCATTTCGCTCAGCTCGACAGCTGGGGCTCAGGGTAAGCTACCACTGTGACTGGGGCGGAGCCGAAGCAGAAGCGGCAAAGGCTGCAGGCGCAGCCCGGGCATACTGGAGCCGGATAGAAGAAAACCAAGCCACCGAGCGGGTCCTCAGGCTTGCCGCCGAATGCGGCATCTCTATCCACATAGCCCATGTATCCACCAAAGAAGCCCTGGAGATGGTACGAAAGGCCCAGGCCGCCGACGCTTCCCGAAGTTCGAGCCGTGAAAGCGGCCAGGATGGTTTCAGGGTTACCTGCGAGGTTACCCCCCATCACCTAGCCTGTACGGAGGAAGATGCGGAAGAGCTCGGCCCTGAAAGCATTGGCCGGGTCAATCCCCCCCTCAGGAACACCGAAGACATTACAGCCCTGATCAGGGGCATACAGGATGGCACCATCACCGCCATTGCGACAGACCATGCGCCCCATACTGAGTCTGATAAAATCCAGGGGGCACCGGGCTTTATTGGCCTCGAAACAGCCTTTGCAGTCTCCTATACTACGCTGGTTGAGGGAAACCATTGCTCTCTGCAAAAGCTTTCAGCCCTGATGAGCTACAAGCCCAGCCGCATCCTGGGCCTCACCGACCGGGGCATCCTCGCCCCCTGGGCAAGGGCAGACCTGGTCCTGGTAGACCCCCAGGCAAAAGTAGTGGTTCAAAAAACAGATTTCAAGTCCCGGAGCAGTAACAGTCCTTTCATCGGCCGAAAACTGCAGGGCCGGATCCTCATGACCCTGCACCAAGGACAGATTGTATATGAGGGAAGGCGGTAA
- the pyrF gene encoding orotidine-5'-phosphate decarboxylase: MRLQMDALYDSVRDRGPVCVGLDTAPEYIPPRERLHAASEARALYNFNRAIIDATRDVAACYKVQIAYYEALGLPGLEAYRDTLRYIREQKGIVIADIKRGDIADTAKCYAKAHFEGDFEADLVTLSPYMGMDSIEPWFSYAQERGKGAFVLMRTSNKGMRDFEYQELASGGRLYHEVGRKMTALTKECRGERGYGAFGVVVGCTEAEESETIRQTYRDLFFLIPGYGAQGGAAQDAARLLIDGNGGVVNASRSILKAWFTDFESQNLSQATYNDVAAAARREVIRMKTDILAACGVPEGTASTAATGYSSTTSDSAPGSGNNPHPTAPGVSHG; encoded by the coding sequence ATGAGATTACAAATGGATGCCCTCTATGATTCTGTACGGGATCGGGGGCCGGTCTGTGTGGGCCTTGATACGGCCCCGGAATATATCCCTCCCCGGGAACGGCTCCATGCCGCCTCAGAAGCCAGGGCCCTCTATAATTTTAACCGGGCTATTATCGATGCAACCAGGGATGTTGCAGCCTGCTATAAGGTTCAGATTGCCTATTACGAAGCCCTGGGGCTTCCGGGACTTGAGGCTTACCGGGACACCCTACGCTATATAAGAGAACAGAAAGGTATTGTCATAGCAGACATTAAACGGGGGGACATTGCCGATACAGCAAAATGTTACGCTAAAGCCCATTTCGAAGGGGATTTTGAAGCAGACCTAGTTACCCTTTCACCCTATATGGGGATGGATTCCATCGAGCCATGGTTTAGCTATGCACAAGAACGGGGAAAGGGAGCCTTTGTCCTCATGCGGACCAGCAACAAGGGTATGCGGGACTTTGAATACCAGGAACTGGCTTCGGGGGGACGGCTCTACCATGAGGTGGGCCGCAAAATGACAGCCCTGACGAAGGAATGCCGGGGCGAACGGGGGTATGGAGCCTTTGGTGTGGTGGTCGGCTGTACAGAGGCAGAAGAATCCGAAACCATACGGCAGACCTACCGGGACCTGTTCTTCCTCATACCCGGTTATGGAGCTCAGGGAGGAGCCGCCCAGGATGCGGCCCGATTATTGATTGATGGAAACGGCGGGGTGGTCAATGCTTCCCGGTCCATCCTGAAGGCCTGGTTTACCGACTTTGAATCCCAGAACCTGTCCCAGGCGACCTATAACGACGTAGCCGCCGCCGCCCGCCGGGAGGTCATAAGAATGAAAACCGACATTCTCGCCGCCTGCGGCGTCCCGGAAGGGACCGCCAGTACGGCCGCTACCGGGTACTCCAGTACAACCTCAGACTCAGCCCCAGGGTCAGGCAATAATCCTCACCCCACTGCTCCGGGGGTATCCCATGGCTGA